The following coding sequences lie in one Halorussus rarus genomic window:
- a CDS encoding orc1/cdc6 family replication initiation protein, giving the protein MNGYEFSPQAFPYENREALLDDYTPDTLVGRDDELEEYHAALLPAINGEQPDNIFLYGKAGVGKTASTKFLLNRLTADADEHDVPIHTEFLNCDGLNTSYRVGVELVNNYRSADEQISESGYPRSQVYDMLWNELDGRAGLHIIVLDEVDHLNDDSILYQLSRARENDNIASARVAVIGISNDLTFRDSLSPKVRSSLCERQISFSTYDASELQAVLEQRHEVAFQDDALTDDVIPLCAAYGAQESGDARKALDLLLKAGDKAREERDQRPDDDHPENVTEHHVREGRKMLEREEVHRGITDLSENEQIALYALATLHAEGETPIRSRRHYQRYKKLSERAKDDSFTSRWMRDQMDDLAMLGLVSVEKKNEGLDGGQYREHDLAQDLPVVIDALSDVIGFVGVHDSVEKYVDISE; this is encoded by the coding sequence ATGAACGGATACGAATTCAGTCCGCAGGCCTTCCCGTACGAGAACCGCGAGGCGCTTCTGGACGACTACACGCCGGACACCCTCGTCGGCCGCGACGACGAACTCGAGGAGTACCACGCCGCCCTGCTGCCCGCGATCAACGGGGAACAACCAGACAACATCTTCCTCTACGGGAAGGCGGGCGTCGGCAAGACCGCCAGCACCAAGTTCCTGCTCAACAGGCTCACCGCCGACGCCGACGAACACGACGTCCCCATCCACACCGAGTTCCTGAACTGCGACGGACTGAACACCTCCTACCGCGTCGGGGTCGAACTCGTCAACAACTACCGGTCGGCCGACGAACAGATCAGCGAGTCGGGCTATCCGCGCTCGCAGGTCTACGACATGCTCTGGAACGAGCTCGACGGCCGCGCGGGCCTCCACATCATCGTCCTCGACGAGGTCGACCACCTCAACGACGACTCCATCCTCTACCAGCTCTCGCGCGCCCGCGAGAACGACAACATCGCGTCGGCCCGGGTCGCCGTCATCGGCATCAGCAACGACCTCACGTTCCGCGATTCGCTGTCGCCCAAGGTCCGGTCGTCGCTGTGCGAACGTCAGATCTCGTTCTCGACCTACGACGCCAGCGAACTGCAGGCGGTCCTCGAACAACGCCACGAGGTCGCGTTCCAGGACGATGCGCTCACCGACGACGTCATCCCGCTGTGCGCGGCCTACGGCGCCCAGGAGTCGGGCGACGCACGGAAGGCGCTCGACCTCCTGCTGAAGGCCGGCGACAAGGCTCGCGAGGAGCGCGACCAGCGTCCCGACGACGACCACCCGGAGAACGTGACCGAACACCACGTCAGGGAGGGCCGGAAGATGCTCGAACGCGAGGAGGTCCACCGCGGCATCACGGACCTGAGCGAGAACGAACAGATCGCGCTCTACGCGCTCGCCACGCTCCACGCCGAGGGCGAGACGCCCATCCGGTCGCGCCGTCACTACCAGCGATACAAGAAGCTCTCCGAGCGTGCGAAGGACGACTCGTTCACCAGTCGCTGGATGCGCGACCAGATGGACGACCTCGCGATGCTGGGCCTCGTCAGCGTCGAGAAGAAGAACGAGGGCCTCGACGGCGGGCAGTACCGCGAACACGACTTGGCCCAGGACCTCCCGGTCGTTATCGACGCGCTCTCTGACGTGATCGGCTTCGTCGGCGTCCACGACTCCGTCGAGAAGTACGTGGACATCTCGGAGTGA
- a CDS encoding helix-turn-helix domain-containing protein produces the protein MSEFGSKQDVSPRNIAILKVRVANPTASTRELSDILAAEYGIELSHNRVSEILREMAEEGLYRETVIPDQSIFDHYLFRVAFYYPNFEEYWEECYWALREDPHVLMFFNADSEYHWQFITQFRSTDRMQRWIHEFFKEYGPFISGFHNTVLHQVHKFQTDAEVFDGMLRETEEGRRYLGASSADD, from the coding sequence ATGTCAGAGTTCGGGAGTAAGCAGGACGTGTCCCCCCGGAACATCGCGATTCTGAAGGTTCGCGTCGCGAACCCGACCGCCTCGACCCGCGAGCTGAGCGACATCCTCGCGGCCGAGTACGGCATCGAACTGTCGCACAACCGGGTCAGCGAGATCCTCCGGGAGATGGCCGAGGAGGGGCTCTACCGCGAGACGGTCATCCCCGACCAGAGCATCTTCGACCACTACCTCTTCCGGGTGGCGTTCTACTACCCCAACTTTGAGGAGTACTGGGAGGAGTGCTACTGGGCTCTCCGGGAGGACCCCCACGTGCTGATGTTCTTCAACGCCGACTCGGAGTACCACTGGCAGTTCATCACCCAGTTCCGGTCCACCGACAGGATGCAGCGGTGGATCCACGAGTTCTTCAAGGAGTACGGCCCGTTCATCTCCGGGTTCCACAACACCGTCCTCCACCAGGTCCACAAGTTCCAGACCGACGCCGAGGTGTTCGACGGCATGCTCCGCGAGACCGAGGAGGGACGCCGGTACCTCGGCGCCAGCTCCGCCGACGATTAG
- a CDS encoding UbiA family prenyltransferase, which produces MTDALGRSRGLLTQVKPTFMAPAVATSVAGGLLAPAVAPLPAAGHALAVGAALYVAHLVDEYVDAHVRGEDDPSVPRGTLTRAVAATSVLFWLLVALLWAGGARAGALAAVPLWALAVAHAPALDRHPVPVTVDYPVGIGLALAGGYLTQTGALPVGVVGMAAVLAVALSGVKVSVDRLDFDADRAVGKRTVPVLVGDRRAAVVSAGVHVLAGATAAGFVATGVLPSPALWAVPFPLAAGAAGLAASRRRTVGVQIAAVYPLAGVLVLARCGASGCALGSYATDALAAL; this is translated from the coding sequence ATGACCGACGCTCTCGGGCGCTCCCGCGGTCTCCTCACGCAGGTCAAGCCGACGTTCATGGCGCCGGCGGTGGCGACGTCGGTCGCGGGCGGGCTGCTCGCGCCGGCGGTCGCCCCCTTGCCGGCCGCAGGCCACGCGCTCGCGGTCGGCGCCGCGCTCTACGTCGCCCACCTCGTCGACGAGTACGTCGACGCCCACGTCCGCGGGGAGGACGACCCCTCGGTCCCGCGGGGGACGCTGACCCGCGCAGTCGCGGCGACCAGCGTGCTGTTCTGGTTGCTCGTCGCGCTGCTGTGGGCCGGCGGCGCCCGCGCCGGCGCCCTCGCGGCCGTCCCGCTGTGGGCGCTCGCGGTGGCCCACGCGCCGGCGCTGGACCGCCACCCGGTTCCGGTCACGGTCGACTACCCGGTCGGCATCGGCCTCGCGCTGGCGGGCGGCTACCTGACCCAGACCGGGGCGCTCCCGGTCGGCGTGGTCGGGATGGCCGCCGTCCTCGCGGTCGCGCTGTCCGGCGTGAAGGTGTCGGTCGACCGGCTCGACTTCGACGCCGACCGCGCCGTCGGGAAGCGCACCGTTCCGGTGCTGGTCGGCGACCGGCGGGCCGCGGTCGTCTCCGCCGGTGTCCACGTCCTCGCGGGGGCGACCGCGGCGGGGTTCGTGGCCACCGGCGTCCTGCCGTCCCCGGCGCTGTGGGCCGTTCCATTCCCGCTCGCCGCAGGGGCGGCCGGCCTCGCCGCGAGCAGGCGGCGGACAGTCGGGGTCCAGATAGCCGCGGTCTATCCGCTCGCGGGCGTACTGGTGCTCGCCCGGTGCGGGGCGTCGGGATGCGCGCTGGGCAGTTACGCGACCGACGCGCTGGCCGCGCTGTAG
- a CDS encoding aldehyde dehydrogenase family protein, with amino-acid sequence MSPDLSIEADWSALYLDGEWVPSESGEEIAVEDPSTREEIARVPAGVEADVDAAYAAAAEAQTEWAQQPPAARSEVIQGVLQGLEEHGDEIVDLLVHEAGGSRIMGETSVHLASDQTAEAQTLPRRMKGEHAESNIPGKENIVQREPEGVVTVISPWNFPLNLSMRAVAPAIAAGNSVVLKPATNTPIVGGLLIAKLFEEAGLPDGVLNVVTGRGSEIGDRVASHPESDVVAFTGSTEVGRRVAAAAGENLAVPAMELGGNNAHIVTADADVDAAVDAAVFGSFVHQGQVCISINRHLVHEDVYDEYVQKLTDRAENLPAGSVHDPDTVVGPIIDESQRDEMLDYVERTVDAGATLETGGDTVDIDGLDDSLVVAPTVLSDATNDMAAACNEHFGPIAPVIPFSDVDEAVEMANDTEYGLSGSVHAGDVGAGKRIAERIETGMIHVNDQPINDEAHVPFSGTGASGVGGYNAEDFLDEVTEKKWISLQHEPREFPF; translated from the coding sequence ATGTCACCCGACCTCTCAATCGAGGCAGACTGGAGTGCACTGTACCTGGACGGCGAGTGGGTACCCTCGGAGAGCGGCGAGGAGATCGCCGTCGAGGACCCGTCCACGCGCGAGGAGATCGCCCGCGTGCCGGCCGGCGTGGAGGCAGACGTCGACGCCGCGTACGCGGCCGCCGCGGAAGCCCAGACGGAGTGGGCTCAACAGCCGCCCGCCGCGCGGAGCGAGGTCATCCAGGGCGTGCTGCAGGGCCTGGAGGAACACGGCGACGAGATCGTCGACCTGCTGGTCCACGAGGCCGGCGGGTCGCGCATCATGGGCGAGACGTCGGTCCACCTCGCTTCGGACCAGACCGCCGAGGCCCAGACGCTTCCCCGCCGGATGAAGGGCGAACACGCCGAGTCCAACATCCCCGGCAAGGAGAACATCGTCCAGCGGGAGCCCGAGGGTGTCGTGACCGTCATCTCGCCGTGGAACTTCCCGTTGAACCTCTCGATGCGGGCGGTCGCGCCGGCCATCGCCGCCGGCAACAGCGTCGTCCTCAAGCCCGCGACCAACACGCCCATCGTCGGCGGCCTCCTCATCGCCAAACTGTTCGAGGAAGCGGGCCTGCCCGACGGCGTCCTGAACGTCGTCACCGGCCGAGGCTCGGAGATCGGCGACCGGGTCGCGAGCCACCCCGAGAGCGACGTCGTCGCCTTCACGGGCTCGACCGAGGTCGGCCGGCGCGTCGCGGCCGCGGCCGGCGAGAACCTCGCGGTGCCGGCGATGGAACTGGGCGGGAACAACGCCCACATCGTGACTGCGGACGCCGACGTCGACGCGGCGGTCGACGCCGCGGTCTTCGGCTCGTTCGTCCACCAGGGCCAGGTCTGCATCTCCATCAACCGCCACCTGGTCCACGAGGACGTCTACGACGAGTACGTCCAGAAGCTGACCGACCGCGCCGAGAACCTCCCCGCCGGGAGCGTCCACGACCCCGACACCGTCGTCGGGCCCATCATCGACGAGTCCCAGCGCGACGAGATGCTCGACTACGTCGAGCGCACCGTCGACGCCGGCGCCACCCTGGAGACCGGCGGAGACACGGTCGACATCGACGGATTGGACGACTCGCTGGTCGTCGCACCGACCGTCCTCTCGGACGCGACCAACGACATGGCCGCCGCGTGCAACGAGCACTTCGGCCCCATCGCGCCGGTCATCCCGTTCTCGGACGTCGACGAGGCGGTCGAGATGGCGAACGACACCGAGTACGGCCTCTCGGGGTCGGTCCATGCCGGCGACGTCGGCGCGGGCAAGCGCATCGCCGAGCGCATCGAGACCGGGATGATCCACGTGAACGACCAGCCCATCAACGACGAGGCCCACGTCCCGTTCAGCGGCACCGGCGCCTCCGGCGTCGGCGGGTACAACGCCGAGGACTTCCTCGACGAGGTCACCGAGAAGAAGTGGATCTCGCTCCAGCACGAGCCCCGGGAATTCCCCTTCTGA
- a CDS encoding IclR family transcriptional regulator gives MPKDHTSGRGVKSDETLVSIFAYLRDADGAGVTELATQLDLAKSTVHNHLATMADHGFVVKRDGKYRLGLELFRYGHHVRTEFDVYEAARPVVDDLVEAIDEMVWLFVPENGRVMALYGRAGQTDLNVSTILGTWEYMHCTAGGKAILAHYDDAAVEAVVERHGLPARTTNTITDAEALFEELGGIRERGYALNLGEDLEGIHAVAVPIVFEDEVLGSLAVAGPTHRVSRERCETDIVERLFASTDDVELNLAYA, from the coding sequence ATGCCGAAGGACCACACGTCGGGACGGGGGGTGAAGTCGGACGAGACGCTGGTCTCCATCTTCGCGTACCTCCGGGACGCCGACGGGGCGGGCGTCACCGAGCTCGCGACCCAGCTCGACCTGGCCAAGAGCACGGTCCACAACCACCTCGCGACAATGGCCGACCACGGCTTCGTCGTCAAGCGCGACGGGAAGTACCGGCTCGGCCTGGAGCTGTTCCGGTACGGCCACCACGTCCGGACGGAGTTCGACGTCTACGAGGCGGCCAGGCCCGTCGTCGACGATCTGGTCGAGGCCATCGACGAGATGGTCTGGCTGTTCGTCCCCGAGAACGGCCGCGTGATGGCGCTCTACGGCCGCGCCGGCCAGACCGACCTCAACGTGAGCACCATCCTGGGCACCTGGGAGTACATGCACTGCACCGCCGGCGGGAAGGCGATCCTCGCCCACTACGACGACGCCGCTGTCGAGGCCGTCGTCGAGCGCCACGGCCTCCCCGCGCGGACGACGAACACGATAACCGACGCCGAGGCGCTGTTCGAAGAGCTCGGTGGCATCCGCGAGCGGGGGTACGCGCTGAACCTCGGCGAGGACCTCGAGGGCATCCACGCCGTCGCGGTCCCGATCGTCTTCGAGGACGAGGTCCTCGGGTCGCTGGCGGTCGCCGGGCCGACCCACCGCGTCAGCCGCGAGCGCTGCGAGACCGACATCGTGGAGCGACTGTTCGCGTCGACCGACGACGTGGAGCTGAACCTGGCGTACGCCTGA
- a CDS encoding class I adenylate-forming enzyme family protein — MEYLEAFERTVRVHGDDRAIVTDDGRTFTYREFDRRSTELTNALTERVGDAPCAVLTLNCPAAAEAMIAGHKRGSPTVQLPFRGKPGELLEMIETAGAEALVFDDANAETALAVLEDADFDVGFHAGSKELDAEGVESYDSVLADAPSRMPADLPADGKTNVFYTSGTTSRPKAVPFDGEQMWVGAYQVVMEHGIDQTDRAIVTSPWYHMVTSDAWLYPHWLAGATTILHSSFEPDEVLELIEGHEATGLLAVPTQLTTLNEVQEEARYDTDTLEYIRTGGAVVTEELVERTTELLSDQLYNTYGMTEAGPDLTFAHPSVQDEHPGTIGKESFSWELRVVESVPVDEHPDPEATVDPGEQGEIIARGPGVPDGYIDNPEAEEKSFFDEWLRTRDVARVDEDGFLYIVDRVDNMFTSGGENIYPAEVERTLQDHDAVADALVFGLEDDTWGNRVTAVVVCDEDLAHDDLDEFCKDHDSLANYKRPRKYAVRKDPLPRTDTGTVERETVVEEHFE; from the coding sequence ATGGAGTACTTGGAAGCGTTCGAGCGGACCGTCCGCGTCCACGGCGACGACCGGGCTATCGTCACCGACGACGGGCGGACGTTCACCTACCGCGAGTTCGACCGCCGGAGCACCGAGCTGACGAACGCGTTGACCGAACGGGTGGGGGACGCCCCGTGCGCGGTGCTCACCCTGAACTGCCCCGCGGCGGCCGAGGCGATGATCGCCGGCCACAAGCGCGGGTCGCCCACCGTCCAGCTGCCGTTCCGCGGGAAGCCGGGCGAGCTCCTCGAGATGATCGAGACGGCCGGCGCGGAGGCGCTGGTGTTCGACGACGCCAACGCCGAGACCGCGCTCGCGGTGCTCGAGGACGCCGACTTCGATGTCGGGTTCCACGCGGGCTCGAAGGAGCTCGACGCCGAGGGCGTCGAGTCCTACGACTCGGTGCTCGCCGACGCGCCCTCCCGGATGCCGGCCGACCTGCCGGCCGACGGGAAGACCAACGTCTTCTACACGAGCGGGACCACCTCCCGGCCGAAGGCCGTCCCGTTCGACGGCGAGCAGATGTGGGTCGGCGCCTACCAGGTGGTGATGGAGCACGGCATCGACCAGACCGACCGGGCCATCGTCACGTCGCCGTGGTACCACATGGTCACCTCCGACGCGTGGCTCTACCCCCACTGGCTCGCGGGCGCCACCACCATCCTGCACTCGAGCTTCGAGCCCGACGAGGTGCTCGAACTCATCGAGGGCCACGAGGCGACCGGCCTGCTCGCCGTCCCGACCCAGCTCACCACCCTCAACGAGGTCCAGGAGGAGGCCCGGTACGACACCGACACGCTGGAGTACATCCGGACCGGCGGCGCGGTCGTGACCGAGGAGCTGGTCGAGCGCACCACGGAGCTGCTGTCGGACCAGCTGTACAACACCTACGGGATGACCGAGGCCGGCCCGGACCTCACGTTCGCCCACCCGAGCGTCCAGGACGAGCACCCCGGCACCATCGGCAAGGAGTCGTTCTCCTGGGAGCTGCGGGTCGTCGAGTCGGTCCCCGTCGACGAGCATCCCGACCCCGAGGCGACCGTCGACCCCGGCGAGCAGGGCGAGATCATCGCGCGCGGGCCGGGCGTCCCGGACGGCTACATCGACAACCCCGAGGCCGAGGAGAAGAGCTTCTTCGACGAGTGGCTCCGGACCCGCGACGTCGCCCGGGTCGACGAGGACGGCTTCCTCTACATCGTCGACCGCGTCGACAACATGTTCACCTCCGGCGGCGAGAACATCTACCCCGCCGAGGTCGAGCGCACCCTCCAGGACCACGACGCGGTCGCGGACGCGCTCGTGTTCGGCCTGGAGGACGACACCTGGGGCAACCGGGTCACCGCGGTCGTCGTCTGCGACGAGGACCTCGCCCACGACGACCTCGACGAGTTCTGCAAGGACCACGACTCGCTGGCCAACTACAAGCGCCCCCGGAAGTACGCGGTCCGGAAAGACCCGCTGCCGCGGACCGACACCGGGACGGTCGAGCGCGAGACGGTCGTCGAGGAACACTTCGAGTAA
- a CDS encoding FAD-binding and (Fe-S)-binding domain-containing protein: MASNGETGRAAAGRAPATDERSEYDYAGEDVERPGLVADLRGRVDGDVRFDTYTRQLYATDASAFEVTPVGVVFPTSTADVAAVVSYCAEREIPVLPRGGGTSLAGQAVNEAVVLDFTRYMDGVVDVELGAETPTARVEAGTTLADLNDRLAPHDLKFAPDPAAGDRSAIGGAIGNNSTGAHSLQYGKTDAYVEECEVVLADGSVATLGEMTVDELRAAADSEAEELLPRVYAGVVSILDDHADEVEERYPDLKRNVSGYNLDRLVDEASEARSASDASGETASESGTVNVARLLAGSEGTLAIVTEATVSLEPVPETKSVALLTYGSVYDAVSDVQYVLDHDPAAVELIDDTLIDLAADTAEFEDVVALLPDGTRAALLVEFYAEDDEDGREQTAGLLADRVDGGESEGAGGSSEQYAFDGMEAHDADERARFWKLRKSGMPILMSRTSDAKHISFLEDCAVPPEHLPEFVEGFQEVLEEHDTFASFYAHAGPGVLHVRPLVNTKSEVDLAAMEAIGEAVTDMVVEFGGSVSGEHGDGRARTQWNRKLYGDELWEAFRDLKSAFDPDWLLNPGQVCGDVSLTENLRFDPDYEFDAGFDPELEWENENGFQGMVELCHGCGGCRGGQETTGGVMCPTYRAADEEITSTRGRANMLRQAMSGDLPDDPTDDEFATEVLDLCIGCKGCAKDCPSEVDMAKLKAEVVHERHQREGASLRDRLFANVDSLARVGSALAPVSNLLPELPGARAVMEKTVGIASERSLPAFERETLRDWFEARGGPRVPESEAERRAVLFPDTYTNYSHPEIGRAAVRVLEAAGVRVILADRTDSGRPAHSKGFLDEARETARGNVDALAPRVRDGWDVILVEPSDAVMFQSDYLDLLGGGSRETDAETLAASTYGVCEYLDVFGLDERAEFDGAEASVAYHGHCHQKATKKDHHAVGVLRRAGYAVDPLDSTCCGMAGSFGYEAEHHAMSTAIGDILVGQVEESAAEYVAAPGASCRTQLGDLLDDGAVEHESHPSVEREGPPTPVELLAAALEA; the protein is encoded by the coding sequence ATGGCATCCAACGGCGAGACGGGACGCGCCGCCGCAGGCCGCGCCCCGGCGACCGACGAGCGCTCGGAGTACGACTACGCCGGCGAGGACGTCGAGCGGCCCGGCCTCGTGGCCGACCTGCGCGGGAGAGTCGACGGCGACGTCCGGTTCGACACGTACACGCGCCAGCTGTACGCGACCGACGCCTCGGCCTTCGAGGTGACGCCGGTCGGCGTCGTCTTCCCGACGTCGACGGCGGACGTCGCGGCCGTCGTCTCCTACTGCGCCGAGCGGGAGATTCCGGTGCTCCCCCGGGGCGGCGGCACCAGCCTCGCGGGGCAGGCCGTCAACGAGGCGGTCGTCCTCGACTTCACCCGGTACATGGACGGGGTCGTGGACGTGGAACTCGGCGCAGAGACCCCGACCGCCCGCGTGGAAGCCGGGACCACGCTGGCGGACCTGAACGACCGGCTCGCGCCCCACGATCTGAAGTTCGCGCCCGACCCCGCGGCCGGCGACCGCAGTGCCATCGGCGGTGCAATCGGCAACAACTCGACGGGCGCCCACTCGCTGCAGTACGGCAAGACCGACGCCTACGTCGAGGAGTGCGAGGTCGTGCTCGCCGACGGGAGCGTGGCGACGCTCGGCGAGATGACCGTCGACGAACTCCGAGCGGCGGCGGACAGCGAGGCCGAAGAACTCCTTCCGCGCGTGTACGCGGGCGTCGTCTCGATTCTCGACGACCACGCCGACGAGGTCGAAGAGCGCTATCCCGACCTGAAGCGGAACGTCTCGGGCTACAACCTCGACAGGCTCGTCGACGAGGCCAGCGAGGCGCGGAGCGCCTCGGATGCGAGCGGTGAAACTGCGAGCGAGTCAGGGACGGTCAACGTCGCCCGGCTCCTCGCCGGCAGCGAGGGCACGCTGGCAATCGTCACCGAGGCGACGGTGTCGCTGGAGCCGGTGCCCGAGACCAAGTCGGTCGCACTGCTGACCTACGGGAGCGTCTACGACGCGGTCTCGGACGTCCAGTACGTGCTGGACCACGACCCCGCGGCGGTCGAGCTCATCGACGACACGCTCATCGACCTGGCGGCCGACACCGCGGAGTTCGAGGACGTCGTCGCGCTGCTCCCCGACGGGACCCGGGCGGCGCTCCTGGTCGAGTTCTACGCCGAGGACGACGAAGACGGCCGCGAGCAGACCGCCGGGCTGCTGGCCGACCGGGTCGACGGTGGAGAGTCCGAGGGTGCAGGTGGGAGCAGCGAGCAGTACGCCTTCGACGGGATGGAGGCCCACGACGCCGACGAGCGGGCCCGGTTCTGGAAGCTCCGGAAGTCGGGGATGCCCATCCTGATGTCCCGCACCAGCGACGCCAAGCACATCAGCTTCCTCGAGGACTGCGCCGTCCCGCCCGAGCACCTCCCCGAGTTCGTCGAGGGGTTCCAGGAGGTGCTCGAAGAGCACGACACGTTCGCCAGCTTCTACGCCCACGCCGGCCCGGGCGTGCTCCACGTCCGCCCGCTCGTGAACACCAAGTCCGAGGTCGACCTGGCGGCGATGGAGGCCATCGGCGAGGCGGTGACCGACATGGTCGTGGAGTTCGGCGGGAGCGTCTCCGGCGAGCACGGCGACGGCCGGGCCCGGACCCAGTGGAACCGCAAGCTCTACGGCGACGAGCTCTGGGAGGCGTTCCGGGACCTGAAATCGGCGTTCGACCCCGACTGGCTGCTCAACCCCGGCCAGGTCTGCGGCGACGTCTCGCTGACCGAGAATCTGCGGTTCGACCCCGACTACGAGTTCGACGCGGGCTTTGACCCCGAACTCGAGTGGGAGAACGAGAACGGCTTCCAGGGGATGGTCGAGCTCTGTCACGGCTGCGGCGGGTGTCGCGGCGGCCAGGAGACGACCGGCGGGGTGATGTGCCCGACCTACCGGGCGGCCGACGAGGAGATCACCAGCACCCGGGGCCGGGCCAACATGCTCCGGCAGGCCATGTCCGGCGATCTCCCGGACGACCCCACCGACGACGAGTTCGCCACCGAGGTACTGGACCTCTGCATCGGCTGCAAGGGCTGCGCGAAGGACTGCCCGAGCGAGGTCGACATGGCCAAGCTCAAGGCCGAGGTCGTCCACGAGCGCCACCAGCGCGAGGGCGCGAGCCTCCGCGACCGGCTGTTCGCCAACGTCGATTCGCTGGCCCGCGTCGGGAGCGCGCTCGCGCCGGTGTCGAACCTGCTACCGGAACTGCCGGGCGCCCGGGCGGTGATGGAGAAGACCGTCGGCATCGCGAGCGAGCGGTCGCTTCCCGCGTTCGAGCGCGAGACCCTGCGGGACTGGTTCGAGGCCCGCGGCGGCCCGCGGGTCCCCGAGAGCGAGGCCGAGCGCCGCGCGGTGCTGTTCCCCGACACCTACACCAACTACAGCCACCCCGAGATCGGCCGGGCGGCCGTCCGCGTCCTGGAGGCCGCGGGCGTCCGCGTCATCCTGGCCGACCGGACCGACAGCGGTCGGCCGGCCCACTCGAAGGGGTTCCTCGACGAGGCCCGCGAGACCGCGCGCGGGAACGTCGACGCGCTCGCCCCGCGCGTCCGCGACGGCTGGGACGTCATCCTGGTCGAGCCATCGGACGCCGTGATGTTCCAGTCGGACTACCTGGACCTGCTCGGTGGGGGATCGCGCGAGACCGACGCCGAGACGCTGGCCGCGAGCACCTACGGCGTCTGCGAGTACCTCGACGTCTTCGGCCTCGACGAGCGCGCGGAGTTCGACGGTGCCGAGGCGTCGGTGGCGTACCACGGCCACTGCCACCAGAAGGCCACCAAGAAGGACCACCACGCCGTGGGCGTCCTCCGTCGGGCCGGCTACGCGGTCGACCCGCTCGACTCGACCTGCTGCGGGATGGCGGGGTCGTTCGGCTACGAGGCCGAGCACCACGCCATGAGCACTGCCATCGGCGACATCCTGGTCGGGCAGGTCGAGGAGAGCGCGGCGGAGTACGTCGCGGCGCCCGGGGCGTCCTGCCGGACGCAGCTCGGGGACCTCCTCGACGACGGCGCCGTCGAGCACGAGAGCCATCCGTCGGTCGAGCGCGAGGGACCGCCGACGCCGGTGGAGCTGCTGGCCGCTGCGTTAGAGGCGTAG